In the genome of Dunckerocampus dactyliophorus isolate RoL2022-P2 chromosome 6, RoL_Ddac_1.1, whole genome shotgun sequence, one region contains:
- the arfip1 gene encoding arfaptin-1 isoform X3, which translates to MAQEPQMSSTAAEIAVTSNGDLDQSPASVFRRDSYPGESGVTDLPESCIPSSNFASTTEGIIESGPYKGSASLPASPVTAVAPSSAVASRLARSSSESQADTGTPNTQPTSGALVLSDDIKNPAMEKLDLVRKWSINTYKCTRQILSERLGRGSKTVDLELEAQIEVLRENKRKYQNVIKLAQTLATQLSQVMQTQRQLGDAFADLSLKSPELHEEFGYNADTQKLLSKNGETLLGAINFFISSVNTLVDKTIEDTMINIKQYEIARVEYDAYRTDLEELNLGPRDTTTMPKIEQSQQVFQIYREKYERMRNDVSVKLKFLEENKVKVLHNQLILFHNAIAAYYSGNQQQLEQTLQQFHIKLKMPGGEQPSWLEEN; encoded by the exons ATGGCTCAGGAACCCCAGATGAGCTCAACCGCAGCCGAGATTGCCGTCACCAGCAACGGCGACCTGGATCAGAGCCCGGCAAGCGTGTTCCGTCGG GACTCTTATCCTGGGGAGTCGGGGGTCACAGACCTTCCAGAGTCTTGCATCCCCTCCAGCAACTTTGCTTCAACGACAGAAGGCATTATTGAATCGGGACCATACAAag GGTCAGCGAGCCTCCCCGCGTCCCCCGTGACAGCTGTAGCCCCCAGCTCGGCTGTTGCTAGCCGCCTGGCGCGCTCTTCCAGCGAAAGTCAGGCGGACACAG GCACTCCGAATACGCAGCCAACCAGTGGAGCATTGGTCCTGTCAGATGACATCAAGAACCCGGCCATGGAGAAACTGGACCTTGTTAGGAAGTGGAGCATCAACACATACAAA TGCACCAGGCAGATCCTATCAGAGAGGCTGGGCCGCGGCTCAAAAACCGTAGACCTTGAGCTGGAGGCCCAGATTGAAGTCCTCCGGGAGAACAAGAGGAAGTACCAGAACGTGATCAAGCTGGCCCAGACGCTGGCCACTCAGCTGTCGCAGGTTATGCAGACGCAAAGGCAGCTTGGCGACGCCTTCGCCGACCTCAGTCTCAAGTCACCAGAACTTCAC GAGGAGTTTGGGTACAACGCGGACACTCAAAAGCTTTTGTCCAAAAACGGGGAGACTCTGCTGGGTGCCATCAACTTCTTCATCTCCAGCGTGAACACCCTGGTGGACAAAACCATTGAGGACACCATGATCAACATCAAACAATACGAAATTGCAAG GGTGGAGTACGACGCGTATCGCACGGATTTAGAGGAGCTCAATTTGGGGCCGCGAGACACCACCACCATGCCTAAGATCGAGCAGTCGCAGCAGGTGTTCCAGATATACCGCGAGAAGTACGAGAGGATGCGGAATGACGTCTCAGTCAAGCTCAAGTTCCTGGAAGAGAACAAG GTGAAGGTGTTGCACAACCAGCTGATCCTGTTCCACAACGCCATCGCCGCGTACTACTCTGGCAACCAGCAGCAGCTGGAACAAACGCTCCAGCAGTTCCACATCAAATTGAAAATGCCCGGTGGAGAGCAGCCATCTTGGCTAGAGGAGAACTAA